In the Anastrepha obliqua isolate idAnaObli1 chromosome 1, idAnaObli1_1.0, whole genome shotgun sequence genome, one interval contains:
- the LOC129253109 gene encoding transmembrane protein 245 isoform X3, with product MASELTSWLALNWESAFKPYHSIFNKMNRSDSIRRDRSFDSVLNKLMRMRSQNNETFKAAMYNFLIAAGIGAFVAVCFILGPFVRPLLWAFLMGAVLFPFKRRLAQLLNGWFERLEDRDSNVMVSICLAPLEATEYCGSLLVSWLREHWQLLTAGVGLAACFKLSMLYAPKGFLCAIWRFVVFSHTTFVRLIGFLNIYMLFAIIVVYLTSVYFLWKPENSPKFVMAGQSLWVAIVSYGCSFLGALQVPAFISIMLYVGASIIYHMRTVEGSSSCIDKLKKLLDKTDFEKSVRNISIKKQSLHSDAEDVSMSETMDSLDTVELVDEKHGQHLSDMYFKCLFYACIATFLYRNIWMFILAAIPTSLHLLYTLGNVTGFTTFISNKLDEVYETLKSWAIDHHSAVLPLCLPGVLELNYKINAIIRDSLKSSVDLVTSILMIILMLLIITFLGVFFCVNIYSETIEVAYLGKDLINKTITDRPELVDILPENIQSSLDDALDNAHHYGRRKIETYIDDWLAEADSVHATKLKEQILDVWDRLIQYWIDVNKSDSSYGPRVPTDALKTTFGEIVDNPELVLVAKQGIIGWAKSNTQTILEVAESLWHIIRTNLSMIMTFTGEILSLLMSGGQACVEFILDMIVFFTALFYLLSSSNTKYAPLQITKYLGLPTSGSKIADALENSISGVLISMFKCSIFTGLFTWLVHTVFGARIVFLPSALAAILSAAPFLGSYWCALPALLELWLAQDRFYAGLVLFLLQFFVPPYFEAAIYTEMKGGGHPYLTGLAIAGGMYWVGWQGAIFGPLMLCFFIGTFEVAAVAMRSNDDLRRSSEEDTRATSGSEDVLVSRIETEVLKEAKETVVRAQEGTSEPMLATAKPIEVLESDESNTQTNNSPAQQASECNDFSTEKPHAIELKIIKKTLLPAAETNK from the exons ATGGCAAGTGAACTGACGTCATGGTTGG CCTTGAACTGGGAATCAGCCTTTAAACCGTATCATAGCATTTTCAACAAAATGAATCGCTCCGACTCTATCCGCCGAGATCGCTCTTTCGATAGCGTTCTCAATAAGTTGATGCGTATGCGGTCACAGAATAATGAAACATTCAAAGCAGCAATGTacaattttctaatagcagctGGCATTGGTGCATTCGTTGCTGTCTGTTTCATTCTCGGCCCATTTGTACGTCCACTACTTTGGGCTTTTCTTATGGGCGCAGTTCTTTTTCCTTTCAAACGGCGTTTAGCACAACTGCTAAACGGTTGGTTTGAGCGCCTAGAAGACCGTGATTCAAACGTTATGGTGTCTATATGTTTGGCCCCGCTCGAAGCAACCGAGTACTGCGGCAGCTTGTTGGTGAGTTGGTTGCGGGAACACTGGCAATTGTTGACAGCAGGTGTGGGCTTGGCTGCGTGCTTTAAACTGTCGATGTTGTATGCGCCCAAAGGATTTCTCTGTGCCATTTGGCGCTTTGTGGTGTTTTCGCATACTACTTTCGTACGATTAATTGGTTTTCTGAATATTTACATG CTATTTGCAATAATCGTAGTCTACTTGACTTCGgtttattttttgtggaaacCAGAAAATAGTCCTAAGTTTGTCATGGCTGGCCAGTCGCTGTGGGTTGCTATCGTCAGTTACGGTTGCAGCTTTTTAGGGGCACTGCAAGTACCTGCTTTTATTTCGATTATGTTGTATGTGGGTGCATCTATTATTTATCATATGCGTACTGTCGAGGGGTCCAGCAGTTGTATAGATAAACTAAAGAAGTTGCTCGACAAAACAGATTTTGAAAAGTCCGTAAGAAACATTagtataaagaagcaaagcctACATTCGGATGCTGAGGATGTATCAATGAGTGAAACGATGGATTCCTTGGATACCGTAGAGTTGGTGGACGAAAAGCATGGCCAACATTTAAGTGATATGTATTTTAAGTGTTTGTTTTATGCATGCATAGCCACATTTTTGTACCGAAACATATGGATGTTCATATTGGCCGCAATACCCACATCCCTGCATCTGTTATACACATTGGGCAATGTGACTGGCTTTACGACGTTCATTTCAAATAAACTCGATGAAGTTTATGAAACACTAaag TCGTGGGCTATCGATCATCACTCTGCCGTATTGCCACTTTGTTTGCCAGGAGTGCTTGaattgaattataaaataaatgcaatcaTACGTGACTCATTGAAGTCCTCGGTCGATTTAGTTACTTCCATATTGATGATTATTCTTATGCTCTTGATAATTACGTTCTTGGGAGTATTTTTCTGCGTGAATATTTATTCAGAAACAATTGAGGTTGCTTATCTGGGAAAAGATCTGATCAACAAAACAATTACTGATCGTCCTGAATTAGTCGATATACTGCCGGAGAATATACAGTCTTCCCTAGATGATGCGTTGGATAATGCACATCATTATGGACGTCGGAAAATCGAAACGTATATCGATGATTGGCTTGCTGAAGCGGATTCAGTACATGCAACCAAATTGAAGGAACAAATTTTAGATGTTTGGGATCGTTTGATACAATATTGGATTGATGTGAACAAATCTGATTCCTCATATGGACCACGTGTGCCAACTGATGCGCTTAAGACTACATTCGGTGAAATTGTTGATAATCCAG AGCTAGTTTTAGTGGCTAAACAGGGCATTATCGGTTGGGCGAAGAGCAATACGCAGACCATACTGGAAGTAGCTGAATCTCTGTGGCACATCATTCGTACGAATCTCTCGATGATAATGACGTTTACCGGTGAAATCTTATCTTTGTTGATGTCTGGCGGACAGGCCTGTGTGGAATTCATACTCGATATG aTTGTCTTCTTCACAGCGCTATTCTATTTGTTGTCCAGCAGCAATACGAAATATGCGCCACTACAAATCACCAAATATTTAGGACTGCCTACATCTGGCTCCAAGATCGCCGATGCGTTGGAAAACTCTATTTCGGGTGTGCTAATTTCCATGTTTAAATGCTCCATCTTTACGGGCCTCTTCACCTGGCTGGTACATACAGTGTTTGGCGCCCGTATTGTCTTTCTGCCATCGGCGCTGGCAGCGATTTTGTCTGCGGCTCCATTCCTGGGCAGTTATTGGTGTGCATTGCCCGCTTTGTTAGAGTTATGGCTGGCACAAGATCGCTTCTACGCTGGACTCGTGCTCTTCCTGTTGCAATTCTTTGTGCCGCCTTACTTTGAGGCAGCCATCTATACAGAAATGAAGGG TGGTGGACATCCATATTTGACTGGTTTAGCTATTGCCGGCGGCATGTATTGGGTTGGTTGGCAGGGTGCAATCTTTGGACCGCTCATGCTCTGCTTCTTCATTGGCACCTTTGAAGTGGCAGCTGTAGCTATGCGTAGTAATGATGATTTGAG acGCAGCTCTGAAGAAGACACCCGCGCGAC CAGTGGCAGTGAAGATGTACTCGTATCCCGAATCGAAACTGAGGTCCTTAAAGAAGCTAAAGAGACGGTTGTTAGAGCTCAAGAGGGGACTAGTGAGCCGATGCTAGCAACGGCAAAGCCAATAGAGGTATTGGAAAGCGACGAATCTAATACTCAAACGAACAATTCACCCGCCCAACAAGCCAGCGAATGTAATGACTTCAGCACGGAAAAACCACACGCGATcgaacttaaaataataaagaaaacattATTGCCTGCTGCAGAAACGAATAAGTGA
- the LOC129253109 gene encoding transmembrane protein 245 isoform X2: MASELTSWLALNWESAFKPYHSIFNKMNRSDSIRRDRSFDSVLNKLMRMRSQNNETFKAAMYNFLIAAGIGAFVAVCFILGPFVRPLLWAFLMGAVLFPFKRRLAQLLNGWFERLEDRDSNVMVSICLAPLEATEYCGSLLVSWLREHWQLLTAGVGLAACFKLSMLYAPKGFLCAIWRFVVFSHTTFVRLIGFLNIYMLFAIIVVYLTSVYFLWKPENSPKFVMAGQSLWVAIVSYGCSFLGALQVPAFISIMLYVGASIIYHMRTVEGSSSCIDKLKKLLDKTDFEKSVRNISIKKQSLHSDAEDVSMSETMDSLDTVELVDEKHGQHLSDMYFKCLFYACIATFLYRNIWMFILAAIPTSLHLLYTLGNVTGFTTFISNKLDEVYETLKSWAIDHHSAVLPLCLPGVLELNYKINAIIRDSLKSSVDLVTSILMIILMLLIITFLGVFFCVNIYSETIEVAYLGKDLINKTITDRPELVDILPENIQSSLDDALDNAHHYGRRKIETYIDDWLAEADSVHATKLKEQILDVWDRLIQYWIDVNKSDSSYGPRVPTDALKTTFGEIVDNPGHFKELVLVAKQGIIGWAKSNTQTILEVAESLWHIIRTNLSMIMTFTGEILSLLMSGGQACVEFILDMIVFFTALFYLLSSSNTKYAPLQITKYLGLPTSGSKIADALENSISGVLISMFKCSIFTGLFTWLVHTVFGARIVFLPSALAAILSAAPFLGSYWCALPALLELWLAQDRFYAGLVLFLLQFFVPPYFEAAIYTEMKGGGHPYLTGLAIAGGMYWVGWQGAIFGPLMLCFFIGTFEVAAVAMRSNDDLRRSSEEDTRATGSEDVLVSRIETEVLKEAKETVVRAQEGTSEPMLATAKPIEVLESDESNTQTNNSPAQQASECNDFSTEKPHAIELKIIKKTLLPAAETNK; this comes from the exons ATGGCAAGTGAACTGACGTCATGGTTGG CCTTGAACTGGGAATCAGCCTTTAAACCGTATCATAGCATTTTCAACAAAATGAATCGCTCCGACTCTATCCGCCGAGATCGCTCTTTCGATAGCGTTCTCAATAAGTTGATGCGTATGCGGTCACAGAATAATGAAACATTCAAAGCAGCAATGTacaattttctaatagcagctGGCATTGGTGCATTCGTTGCTGTCTGTTTCATTCTCGGCCCATTTGTACGTCCACTACTTTGGGCTTTTCTTATGGGCGCAGTTCTTTTTCCTTTCAAACGGCGTTTAGCACAACTGCTAAACGGTTGGTTTGAGCGCCTAGAAGACCGTGATTCAAACGTTATGGTGTCTATATGTTTGGCCCCGCTCGAAGCAACCGAGTACTGCGGCAGCTTGTTGGTGAGTTGGTTGCGGGAACACTGGCAATTGTTGACAGCAGGTGTGGGCTTGGCTGCGTGCTTTAAACTGTCGATGTTGTATGCGCCCAAAGGATTTCTCTGTGCCATTTGGCGCTTTGTGGTGTTTTCGCATACTACTTTCGTACGATTAATTGGTTTTCTGAATATTTACATG CTATTTGCAATAATCGTAGTCTACTTGACTTCGgtttattttttgtggaaacCAGAAAATAGTCCTAAGTTTGTCATGGCTGGCCAGTCGCTGTGGGTTGCTATCGTCAGTTACGGTTGCAGCTTTTTAGGGGCACTGCAAGTACCTGCTTTTATTTCGATTATGTTGTATGTGGGTGCATCTATTATTTATCATATGCGTACTGTCGAGGGGTCCAGCAGTTGTATAGATAAACTAAAGAAGTTGCTCGACAAAACAGATTTTGAAAAGTCCGTAAGAAACATTagtataaagaagcaaagcctACATTCGGATGCTGAGGATGTATCAATGAGTGAAACGATGGATTCCTTGGATACCGTAGAGTTGGTGGACGAAAAGCATGGCCAACATTTAAGTGATATGTATTTTAAGTGTTTGTTTTATGCATGCATAGCCACATTTTTGTACCGAAACATATGGATGTTCATATTGGCCGCAATACCCACATCCCTGCATCTGTTATACACATTGGGCAATGTGACTGGCTTTACGACGTTCATTTCAAATAAACTCGATGAAGTTTATGAAACACTAaag TCGTGGGCTATCGATCATCACTCTGCCGTATTGCCACTTTGTTTGCCAGGAGTGCTTGaattgaattataaaataaatgcaatcaTACGTGACTCATTGAAGTCCTCGGTCGATTTAGTTACTTCCATATTGATGATTATTCTTATGCTCTTGATAATTACGTTCTTGGGAGTATTTTTCTGCGTGAATATTTATTCAGAAACAATTGAGGTTGCTTATCTGGGAAAAGATCTGATCAACAAAACAATTACTGATCGTCCTGAATTAGTCGATATACTGCCGGAGAATATACAGTCTTCCCTAGATGATGCGTTGGATAATGCACATCATTATGGACGTCGGAAAATCGAAACGTATATCGATGATTGGCTTGCTGAAGCGGATTCAGTACATGCAACCAAATTGAAGGAACAAATTTTAGATGTTTGGGATCGTTTGATACAATATTGGATTGATGTGAACAAATCTGATTCCTCATATGGACCACGTGTGCCAACTGATGCGCTTAAGACTACATTCGGTGAAATTGTTGATAATCCAG GACATTTTAAAGAGCTAGTTTTAGTGGCTAAACAGGGCATTATCGGTTGGGCGAAGAGCAATACGCAGACCATACTGGAAGTAGCTGAATCTCTGTGGCACATCATTCGTACGAATCTCTCGATGATAATGACGTTTACCGGTGAAATCTTATCTTTGTTGATGTCTGGCGGACAGGCCTGTGTGGAATTCATACTCGATATG aTTGTCTTCTTCACAGCGCTATTCTATTTGTTGTCCAGCAGCAATACGAAATATGCGCCACTACAAATCACCAAATATTTAGGACTGCCTACATCTGGCTCCAAGATCGCCGATGCGTTGGAAAACTCTATTTCGGGTGTGCTAATTTCCATGTTTAAATGCTCCATCTTTACGGGCCTCTTCACCTGGCTGGTACATACAGTGTTTGGCGCCCGTATTGTCTTTCTGCCATCGGCGCTGGCAGCGATTTTGTCTGCGGCTCCATTCCTGGGCAGTTATTGGTGTGCATTGCCCGCTTTGTTAGAGTTATGGCTGGCACAAGATCGCTTCTACGCTGGACTCGTGCTCTTCCTGTTGCAATTCTTTGTGCCGCCTTACTTTGAGGCAGCCATCTATACAGAAATGAAGGG TGGTGGACATCCATATTTGACTGGTTTAGCTATTGCCGGCGGCATGTATTGGGTTGGTTGGCAGGGTGCAATCTTTGGACCGCTCATGCTCTGCTTCTTCATTGGCACCTTTGAAGTGGCAGCTGTAGCTATGCGTAGTAATGATGATTTGAG acGCAGCTCTGAAGAAGACACCCGCGCGAC TGGCAGTGAAGATGTACTCGTATCCCGAATCGAAACTGAGGTCCTTAAAGAAGCTAAAGAGACGGTTGTTAGAGCTCAAGAGGGGACTAGTGAGCCGATGCTAGCAACGGCAAAGCCAATAGAGGTATTGGAAAGCGACGAATCTAATACTCAAACGAACAATTCACCCGCCCAACAAGCCAGCGAATGTAATGACTTCAGCACGGAAAAACCACACGCGATcgaacttaaaataataaagaaaacattATTGCCTGCTGCAGAAACGAATAAGTGA
- the LOC129253109 gene encoding transmembrane protein 245 isoform X7, giving the protein MASELTSWLALNWESAFKPYHSIFNKMNRSDSIRRDRSFDSVLNKLMRMRSQNNETFKAAMYNFLIAAGIGAFVAVCFILGPFVRPLLWAFLMGAVLFPFKRRLAQLLNGWFERLEDRDSNVMVSICLAPLEATEYCGSLLVSWLREHWQLLTAGVGLAACFKLSMLYAPKGFLCAIWRFVVFSHTTFVRLIGFLNIYMLFAIIVVYLTSVYFLWKPENSPKFVMAGQSLWVAIVSYGCSFLGALQVPAFISIMLYVGASIIYHMRTVEGSSSCIDKLKKLLDKTDFEKSVRNISIKKQSLHSDAEDVSMSETMDSLDTVELVDEKHGQHLSDMYFKCLFYACIATFLYRNIWMFILAAIPTSLHLLYTLGNVTGFTTFISNKLDEVYETLKSWAIDHHSAVLPLCLPGVLELNYKINAIIRDSLKSSVDLVTSILMIILMLLIITFLGVFFCVNIYSETIEVAYLGKDLINKTITDRPELVDILPENIQSSLDDALDNAHHYGRRKIETYIDDWLAEADSVHATKLKEQILDVWDRLIQYWIDVNKSDSSYGPRVPTDALKTTFGEIVDNPAYAGIPFMTTNIKQITIILACNSSN; this is encoded by the exons ATGGCAAGTGAACTGACGTCATGGTTGG CCTTGAACTGGGAATCAGCCTTTAAACCGTATCATAGCATTTTCAACAAAATGAATCGCTCCGACTCTATCCGCCGAGATCGCTCTTTCGATAGCGTTCTCAATAAGTTGATGCGTATGCGGTCACAGAATAATGAAACATTCAAAGCAGCAATGTacaattttctaatagcagctGGCATTGGTGCATTCGTTGCTGTCTGTTTCATTCTCGGCCCATTTGTACGTCCACTACTTTGGGCTTTTCTTATGGGCGCAGTTCTTTTTCCTTTCAAACGGCGTTTAGCACAACTGCTAAACGGTTGGTTTGAGCGCCTAGAAGACCGTGATTCAAACGTTATGGTGTCTATATGTTTGGCCCCGCTCGAAGCAACCGAGTACTGCGGCAGCTTGTTGGTGAGTTGGTTGCGGGAACACTGGCAATTGTTGACAGCAGGTGTGGGCTTGGCTGCGTGCTTTAAACTGTCGATGTTGTATGCGCCCAAAGGATTTCTCTGTGCCATTTGGCGCTTTGTGGTGTTTTCGCATACTACTTTCGTACGATTAATTGGTTTTCTGAATATTTACATG CTATTTGCAATAATCGTAGTCTACTTGACTTCGgtttattttttgtggaaacCAGAAAATAGTCCTAAGTTTGTCATGGCTGGCCAGTCGCTGTGGGTTGCTATCGTCAGTTACGGTTGCAGCTTTTTAGGGGCACTGCAAGTACCTGCTTTTATTTCGATTATGTTGTATGTGGGTGCATCTATTATTTATCATATGCGTACTGTCGAGGGGTCCAGCAGTTGTATAGATAAACTAAAGAAGTTGCTCGACAAAACAGATTTTGAAAAGTCCGTAAGAAACATTagtataaagaagcaaagcctACATTCGGATGCTGAGGATGTATCAATGAGTGAAACGATGGATTCCTTGGATACCGTAGAGTTGGTGGACGAAAAGCATGGCCAACATTTAAGTGATATGTATTTTAAGTGTTTGTTTTATGCATGCATAGCCACATTTTTGTACCGAAACATATGGATGTTCATATTGGCCGCAATACCCACATCCCTGCATCTGTTATACACATTGGGCAATGTGACTGGCTTTACGACGTTCATTTCAAATAAACTCGATGAAGTTTATGAAACACTAaag TCGTGGGCTATCGATCATCACTCTGCCGTATTGCCACTTTGTTTGCCAGGAGTGCTTGaattgaattataaaataaatgcaatcaTACGTGACTCATTGAAGTCCTCGGTCGATTTAGTTACTTCCATATTGATGATTATTCTTATGCTCTTGATAATTACGTTCTTGGGAGTATTTTTCTGCGTGAATATTTATTCAGAAACAATTGAGGTTGCTTATCTGGGAAAAGATCTGATCAACAAAACAATTACTGATCGTCCTGAATTAGTCGATATACTGCCGGAGAATATACAGTCTTCCCTAGATGATGCGTTGGATAATGCACATCATTATGGACGTCGGAAAATCGAAACGTATATCGATGATTGGCTTGCTGAAGCGGATTCAGTACATGCAACCAAATTGAAGGAACAAATTTTAGATGTTTGGGATCGTTTGATACAATATTGGATTGATGTGAACAAATCTGATTCCTCATATGGACCACGTGTGCCAACTGATGCGCTTAAGACTACATTCGGTGAAATTGTTGATAATCCAG CTTACGCAGGCATTCCTTTTATGACTACTAACATTAAGCAAATTACTATAATATTAGCATGCAATAgcagcaattaa
- the LOC129253109 gene encoding transmembrane protein 245 isoform X1, which translates to MASELTSWLALNWESAFKPYHSIFNKMNRSDSIRRDRSFDSVLNKLMRMRSQNNETFKAAMYNFLIAAGIGAFVAVCFILGPFVRPLLWAFLMGAVLFPFKRRLAQLLNGWFERLEDRDSNVMVSICLAPLEATEYCGSLLVSWLREHWQLLTAGVGLAACFKLSMLYAPKGFLCAIWRFVVFSHTTFVRLIGFLNIYMLFAIIVVYLTSVYFLWKPENSPKFVMAGQSLWVAIVSYGCSFLGALQVPAFISIMLYVGASIIYHMRTVEGSSSCIDKLKKLLDKTDFEKSVRNISIKKQSLHSDAEDVSMSETMDSLDTVELVDEKHGQHLSDMYFKCLFYACIATFLYRNIWMFILAAIPTSLHLLYTLGNVTGFTTFISNKLDEVYETLKSWAIDHHSAVLPLCLPGVLELNYKINAIIRDSLKSSVDLVTSILMIILMLLIITFLGVFFCVNIYSETIEVAYLGKDLINKTITDRPELVDILPENIQSSLDDALDNAHHYGRRKIETYIDDWLAEADSVHATKLKEQILDVWDRLIQYWIDVNKSDSSYGPRVPTDALKTTFGEIVDNPGHFKELVLVAKQGIIGWAKSNTQTILEVAESLWHIIRTNLSMIMTFTGEILSLLMSGGQACVEFILDMIVFFTALFYLLSSSNTKYAPLQITKYLGLPTSGSKIADALENSISGVLISMFKCSIFTGLFTWLVHTVFGARIVFLPSALAAILSAAPFLGSYWCALPALLELWLAQDRFYAGLVLFLLQFFVPPYFEAAIYTEMKGGGHPYLTGLAIAGGMYWVGWQGAIFGPLMLCFFIGTFEVAAVAMRSNDDLRRSSEEDTRATSGSEDVLVSRIETEVLKEAKETVVRAQEGTSEPMLATAKPIEVLESDESNTQTNNSPAQQASECNDFSTEKPHAIELKIIKKTLLPAAETNK; encoded by the exons ATGGCAAGTGAACTGACGTCATGGTTGG CCTTGAACTGGGAATCAGCCTTTAAACCGTATCATAGCATTTTCAACAAAATGAATCGCTCCGACTCTATCCGCCGAGATCGCTCTTTCGATAGCGTTCTCAATAAGTTGATGCGTATGCGGTCACAGAATAATGAAACATTCAAAGCAGCAATGTacaattttctaatagcagctGGCATTGGTGCATTCGTTGCTGTCTGTTTCATTCTCGGCCCATTTGTACGTCCACTACTTTGGGCTTTTCTTATGGGCGCAGTTCTTTTTCCTTTCAAACGGCGTTTAGCACAACTGCTAAACGGTTGGTTTGAGCGCCTAGAAGACCGTGATTCAAACGTTATGGTGTCTATATGTTTGGCCCCGCTCGAAGCAACCGAGTACTGCGGCAGCTTGTTGGTGAGTTGGTTGCGGGAACACTGGCAATTGTTGACAGCAGGTGTGGGCTTGGCTGCGTGCTTTAAACTGTCGATGTTGTATGCGCCCAAAGGATTTCTCTGTGCCATTTGGCGCTTTGTGGTGTTTTCGCATACTACTTTCGTACGATTAATTGGTTTTCTGAATATTTACATG CTATTTGCAATAATCGTAGTCTACTTGACTTCGgtttattttttgtggaaacCAGAAAATAGTCCTAAGTTTGTCATGGCTGGCCAGTCGCTGTGGGTTGCTATCGTCAGTTACGGTTGCAGCTTTTTAGGGGCACTGCAAGTACCTGCTTTTATTTCGATTATGTTGTATGTGGGTGCATCTATTATTTATCATATGCGTACTGTCGAGGGGTCCAGCAGTTGTATAGATAAACTAAAGAAGTTGCTCGACAAAACAGATTTTGAAAAGTCCGTAAGAAACATTagtataaagaagcaaagcctACATTCGGATGCTGAGGATGTATCAATGAGTGAAACGATGGATTCCTTGGATACCGTAGAGTTGGTGGACGAAAAGCATGGCCAACATTTAAGTGATATGTATTTTAAGTGTTTGTTTTATGCATGCATAGCCACATTTTTGTACCGAAACATATGGATGTTCATATTGGCCGCAATACCCACATCCCTGCATCTGTTATACACATTGGGCAATGTGACTGGCTTTACGACGTTCATTTCAAATAAACTCGATGAAGTTTATGAAACACTAaag TCGTGGGCTATCGATCATCACTCTGCCGTATTGCCACTTTGTTTGCCAGGAGTGCTTGaattgaattataaaataaatgcaatcaTACGTGACTCATTGAAGTCCTCGGTCGATTTAGTTACTTCCATATTGATGATTATTCTTATGCTCTTGATAATTACGTTCTTGGGAGTATTTTTCTGCGTGAATATTTATTCAGAAACAATTGAGGTTGCTTATCTGGGAAAAGATCTGATCAACAAAACAATTACTGATCGTCCTGAATTAGTCGATATACTGCCGGAGAATATACAGTCTTCCCTAGATGATGCGTTGGATAATGCACATCATTATGGACGTCGGAAAATCGAAACGTATATCGATGATTGGCTTGCTGAAGCGGATTCAGTACATGCAACCAAATTGAAGGAACAAATTTTAGATGTTTGGGATCGTTTGATACAATATTGGATTGATGTGAACAAATCTGATTCCTCATATGGACCACGTGTGCCAACTGATGCGCTTAAGACTACATTCGGTGAAATTGTTGATAATCCAG GACATTTTAAAGAGCTAGTTTTAGTGGCTAAACAGGGCATTATCGGTTGGGCGAAGAGCAATACGCAGACCATACTGGAAGTAGCTGAATCTCTGTGGCACATCATTCGTACGAATCTCTCGATGATAATGACGTTTACCGGTGAAATCTTATCTTTGTTGATGTCTGGCGGACAGGCCTGTGTGGAATTCATACTCGATATG aTTGTCTTCTTCACAGCGCTATTCTATTTGTTGTCCAGCAGCAATACGAAATATGCGCCACTACAAATCACCAAATATTTAGGACTGCCTACATCTGGCTCCAAGATCGCCGATGCGTTGGAAAACTCTATTTCGGGTGTGCTAATTTCCATGTTTAAATGCTCCATCTTTACGGGCCTCTTCACCTGGCTGGTACATACAGTGTTTGGCGCCCGTATTGTCTTTCTGCCATCGGCGCTGGCAGCGATTTTGTCTGCGGCTCCATTCCTGGGCAGTTATTGGTGTGCATTGCCCGCTTTGTTAGAGTTATGGCTGGCACAAGATCGCTTCTACGCTGGACTCGTGCTCTTCCTGTTGCAATTCTTTGTGCCGCCTTACTTTGAGGCAGCCATCTATACAGAAATGAAGGG TGGTGGACATCCATATTTGACTGGTTTAGCTATTGCCGGCGGCATGTATTGGGTTGGTTGGCAGGGTGCAATCTTTGGACCGCTCATGCTCTGCTTCTTCATTGGCACCTTTGAAGTGGCAGCTGTAGCTATGCGTAGTAATGATGATTTGAG acGCAGCTCTGAAGAAGACACCCGCGCGAC CAGTGGCAGTGAAGATGTACTCGTATCCCGAATCGAAACTGAGGTCCTTAAAGAAGCTAAAGAGACGGTTGTTAGAGCTCAAGAGGGGACTAGTGAGCCGATGCTAGCAACGGCAAAGCCAATAGAGGTATTGGAAAGCGACGAATCTAATACTCAAACGAACAATTCACCCGCCCAACAAGCCAGCGAATGTAATGACTTCAGCACGGAAAAACCACACGCGATcgaacttaaaataataaagaaaacattATTGCCTGCTGCAGAAACGAATAAGTGA